The segment ATCGAATTACTGAAACAACGCCCCGACCGACTGTCCCGTGTGGATGCGCGTGATCGCCTCACCCAACAGCGGCGCCACGCTCAGCACCGTGATCTTGTCGCGCTGCTTGTGCGGCGGCAACGGGATCGTGTCCGTCACCACCAACTCTTCGATGATCCCGTCGTCGCAGATCTTCTCCACCGCGTGGTCCGAAAGGATCGGGTGTACGCACGCCGCCGTCACGCTCTTCGCGCCGTTCTCGCGCGCAATACGCGCCGCCGCGATAATTGTGCCGCCGGTCAGGATCTCATCGTCCGGCACGATGACGTGGCGCCCGTCGACGTCGCCGATCAGCGCCATCGACGAGATACGCTCCTCGTTCCCCATCCGCTCCTTGTCGACGACCGCCAGCGGAGTGCCAAGCTGCCGAGCCAGGTCTCGCGCACGCTTCGCCCCGCCGACGTCCGTCGCCACCACCGTCGTGCTCGAAAGATCGCGCTCCTTGAAGTGACGGCTAATAAGGTATAGCGCCGTCAGCTCGTCGACCGGAATATTGAAGAACCCCTGGATCTGCCCCGCGTGCAGGTCGATGGTCAGGATCCGGTCCGCGCCCGCCGTTTCGATCATGTTCGCGATCAGGCGCGCCGTGATCGGCACCCGCGGCTGG is part of the Dehalococcoidia bacterium genome and harbors:
- a CDS encoding ribose-phosphate pyrophosphokinase; its protein translation is MVIPHRRSTLYQDLAIFTGNAHPELARSICGSLEMPLGEAEVFEFSNENIFVRVLENVRMQDAFIVQPLSSPVNKSIMELLIMIDAFKRASAGRITAVVPYYGYGRSDKKDQPRVPITARLIANMIETAGADRILTIDLHAGQIQGFFNIPVDELTALYLISRHFKERDLSSTTVVATDVGGAKRARDLARQLGTPLAVVDKERMGNEERISSMALIGDVDGRHVIVPDDEILTGGTIIAAARIARENGAKSVTAACVHPILSDHAVEKICDDGIIEELVVTDTIPLPPHKQRDKITVLSVAPLLGEAITRIHTGQSVGALFQ